The genomic DNA ACAGCCCCGGCATCCCCCACACTCCGCGTCCCGCTTCCACAGCCCCGCCACGCCCCAAAAGGGCAGGGGGGTCCGAGGGGGCCTCAAGGCCCCCTCGCCGCTTCCTTCGCTTCGCAACGCGCCGCCTTTCCCTTTCCAGCTCTCCGCCGCTTCTTGTCCCATCACTCGCTGGCAAGGAGATGGGGAACGGGCAGGGCAGCAACGGGCACCGGAACGCCTGCGGCACTTCCCTGGCCGAGCAGGGCGCGCAATACGGCCTCATCGCGGAAATAGGCCAAATGCACCACGCCGTTGAAGCGTTCGACCAGAGTGCCCGGCAGGTCTACGACCATCCGGACGACGTCGCCCTCGGCGATGCGGTTGCTGTCGGCAGGCAGCAGCCCCGCTGACCAGAAATCGCGCTCGGCGTGAATATCCGTCCAGCCGAAGCCAGGCCGTCGTTCGACAGCATTGGCAATTTCGGTCGCCACCCATTGCGAGCGATAGGACAGCACCGATCCGGGCGAGCCGAGCGTCACCACCCGCACCCGGGCCAGATCCTCGGCCCGGTACCATCCGGCAACAGTGTCGGCGGCGATCAATGAGCCGAAGGAATGACCGACGATGATCACATGGTCATAGTCTTTGGAAAGCGCGGCCCCGAAAGCGGTCTGCAAGCGCATGCGCAGCCGGGCGCGAAGCCCGGTGATGCCGTCGGTGGCGAGATCGCTGAGATAATCGCGGGTGAATGCCGCCAGATCAGCCACGATCATCACCGGCAGCAGCGGAATGATCACGGCAAGGGCGGCGGCATATTTCTGCGGGATCAAGGCAGTGAGCCAGCCGGCCGCGTCGCGGAGCATCTCTTGCAGCAAGGCCGAACCCTCGGCAGTGTCATTGGCTGGTGCACCGGCATCGGTTATGGGCGTGACCGGCAGGACCGGCGTGCCGATGCCGGCGACATCGAGTGTCTGGACGGCCACGGTCAGCAGCGATAGCAGCCACAGCACAAGCAGCAGCGCGCTGAAAATATAGCCGGCGGCAATCCAGAATGAGTACTTGAAAATCGCTCGCCACATACCCGGTGAGCCGATCCAGTAGAGCAGCAGTGACAGCCCTTGAAGCAGACGCCCGATTGGTTTCTCTTCGGCCGGGACCGGGATAAGGTCGGCCCAACCAGCTTCGATCACGTCGATGGTTTCTGGCAGGGCGGTGTCGTCGGATGCCGAGACGGCCAGGCTCGCCATATCGGCATCGCTCGACGTCACGCTCATCCGCATGCTTTCCGCCATGGTCAGATTGCTGACCAGCAGATCGCGCAATGTGTTCTTCGGTTTGCGGTAGTATCCCGGCACCAGAATCAGAGCCCAGCGCGCCATGTCCGGCATCCCGTCAGCGAGAGAAGGGGGGCGACCGTCTATTCATGCCCTGAGTATGAGAGATCGATCTTGTGGTTATCAATGCGAAACCTGTGGTCACGTCAGCCATAATGGCGGGTGTCCCGGCGCAGATTCAATGGCCGGCAGATGGCGCTGTTTCCTTGCGCCATGCGGCGGGGCAGGGCACCGTGAGGGAACGCATACATTTGTCGGCGGCAAGGAGCAACGCATGAGTGTCGGTGAGGTGGCGGCGGACGTATCGGCGGCGACGCAGCCGGAGGGCATTCCGAGCGACTATCGGGCTGGCTTCGTGGCTGCCTGTCGCATCGATGAGCGTTTGGCGCAGCGCTATGTTGCGCATACCATGATCGGTGATCCCCTGGCCGATCAGGTCATCGCCTTCTTGTCGACGCTGCCGCCCGATCAGGGGCAGGCCATGATCCGACGCGGGATCGAGACAGGGGCCGCGGGTCTTGCCGATGCCCCCCGGGTGTTGCGGGATTTCTTCGCGGCCAGCGAGGCGGTGCCGGCCTGGTTCGACGCTGGTGCCACGCTGCCCGGCTGCCGGGCGTTTCACCGCCATTCCCAGATGTTTCTGGGGGCGTTCGTGGCGGCCGTGCTGATCGAGGGATTTTCAACCCTGATCAGCAAGTCCTTCAGCATCACCGGCCGTATGGTGGATCAGGGCGTCAGGCGGCTGAAGCAGAATAACCGGCACGTGGTGGAAATCTTTCTGCCCGGTGGTCTGGAGCGTGATGGCGATGGCTGGGCGCTGTCGGTGCGCATCCGGCTGATGCACGCCCGCATCCGCCAGTTGCTGAACGTTTCGGAGGAATGGGACAGGGCGGCCTGGGGCACGCCGCTGAGTTCGGCCCATATCGCCTATGCGACGGCGGTGTTTTCGGGGCTGCTGTTGAAGCGGGTGGGCATGCTGGGGGTCACGCTGACCGAGGAAGAACGCCAGTCATTCATGATGGTCTGGCGCTATGCCGGCCATCTGATGGGTGTTGCACCCGATCTGCTGTTCGAGGACGAGGCCGGCGCGCTGCGCCTGTGCGAGATTGGTGGCATGTGTGAGCCGCCGC from Tistrella bauzanensis includes the following:
- a CDS encoding oxygenase MpaB family protein, which codes for MSVGEVAADVSAATQPEGIPSDYRAGFVAACRIDERLAQRYVAHTMIGDPLADQVIAFLSTLPPDQGQAMIRRGIETGAAGLADAPRVLRDFFAASEAVPAWFDAGATLPGCRAFHRHSQMFLGAFVAAVLIEGFSTLISKSFSITGRMVDQGVRRLKQNNRHVVEIFLPGGLERDGDGWALSVRIRLMHARIRQLLNVSEEWDRAAWGTPLSSAHIAYATAVFSGLLLKRVGMLGVTLTEEERQSFMMVWRYAGHLMGVAPDLLFEDEAGALRLCEIGGMCEPPPDFESQILANGLINSAPIVAGITEPRARRKLVRKIYGVSRGLIGDARADALGYPPRGRVGYLGAVRLKNRFDQMLWRMSPALERRSRAAQFQQMLEVSFYGQEGIDYRIAAHLHAEKDRLHTEKGRPHSETGGPS